A window of Zonotrichia leucophrys gambelii isolate GWCS_2022_RI chromosome 11, RI_Zleu_2.0, whole genome shotgun sequence contains these coding sequences:
- the LOC135452976 gene encoding purine nucleoside phosphorylase-like → MAYAEEDRGRYEACQEAAEWLRARAARRPRVAIVCGSGLAALADVLDSRTVFLYEDIPHFPRSSVSGHVGRLVFGELNGQSCVCMQGRFHSYEGYSLSTVTFPIRVFFLLGVEILIVTNAAGGLNPHFQVGDIMFIRDHISLFGLGGQNPLRGPNDERFGVRFPCMSDAYEPDLLSLAMESAQELGLLSFTREGVYCLQAGPSYETVAECRLLQALGADAVGMSTVPEVIVARHCGLRVLGISLITNKAVMSYSSQEKANHEEVLRISVLRAEALQKLISHLLGKLGESSDSL, encoded by the exons AGGCAGATATGAGGCgtgccaggaggcagcagagtggCTGCGTGCCCGCGCTGCCCGGCGGCCCAGGGTCGCCATCGTCTGCGGCTCcgggctggcagctctggctgatGTGCTGGACAGCAGGACAGTCTTCCTGTACGAGGACATCCCCCACTTCCCACGGAGCTCAG TGTCAGGGCACGTTGGCAGATTGGTGTTTGGGGAGCTGAATGGACAGTCCTGCGTGTGCATGCAGGGAAGATTCCACTCCTATGAAGGCTACTCTCTCAGCACC GTCACCTTTCCCATCAGGGTGTTCTTTCTCCTGGGGGTGGAGATCTTGATTGTCACTAATGCTGCTGGAGGACTGAATCCCCACTTCCAAGTGGGGGACATCATGTTCATAAGGGATCACATCAGCTTGTTTGGCCTGGGAGGGCAGAATCCCCTGCGTGGACCAAACGATGAGAG GTTTGGAGTGAGGTTTCCCTGCATGTCAGATGCTTATGAACCAGatctgctcagcctggccatggagagtgcccaggagctggggtTGCTGAGCTTCACCAGGGAAGGAGTGTACTGCCTGCAGGCTGGGCCCAGCTACGAGACCGTGGCCGAGTGCCGCCTGCTGCAGGCGCTGGGAGCCGACGCTGTGG gCATGAGCACTGTCCCAGAGGTAATTGTAGCCAGGCATTGTGGCCTCCGAGTCCTCGGGATCTCCCTCATCACCAACAAAGCGGTGATGAGCTACAGCAGCCAGGAGAAAGCCAACCACGAGGAGGTGCTGCGCATCTCGGTGCTCCGCGCTGAAGCCCTGCAGAAACTGATCTCACACCTCCTTGGCAAGCTGG